Within Plasmodium vinckei vinckei genome assembly, chromosome: PVVCY_12, the genomic segment AATCCAGATATAATTGGacttgataaaaatgttgtaCTTATGGATGAAAAGGAATTTATTTCGCAACATGGCGTCGATACTAATGCacgtatatataaaaatcaatTAATACTTAAAGAATCATCAGATATATGTTTAGTTCTTTTACAAGATATAGCTAGAGAAATCAGTATTTATGTTAATAACAAATTggattataaatatactgATGTATGTAAgaattttagaaaaaaaaacagttATGCCAATATGCCAGTAATGTATTATACCTATGAAATAGATTGTAacatttcaattttttataaagaatataagGAAAATGAAGGTTTAATGataacaaatattatatcaaataaaacTATATTTGAAGATGCTTATATTCAATTACATTACTACGATGTATATGAATATGCTATGTTAATTTACGTACAGGTTGATCAAAATTTAGTTAGATATATGAAATCATTGgccaaaaattatataaataaggaTTCAGTAATAGTGATGAACATAATTGGCCGCAAATCTGATAAAATACCTGAAGATATTGATCAAACACTTAAAATAATCACATTCCCAATTGATTGTATAACGAATTGCTCAAATACAGAACCAATAATTATACGTGACAATTATGATTATATATCTATAGagaatatatgtattaaaaataaaaatttaccTGAAATTTGCTTCCCACAGTACAATTATTCTTACATATTTGATACTAGATTATTACTTGTacatatgataaatattaatcCTTATCCCGAAATCACATTACATAGTATTATACATCAAAGAATAGTCGAGGGAAACTATTGTATTTTGTCAAGACATCCTCTTTTAATACCACATGAATACACTCCAAGAGTATATAAAGATACTGTATgtaaagaatatattaataggTGTGAGCTTCTGTCAACAAATGTAATCGTTAAAAGTATAAACATTCCTTCATCTATACTGcaactaaaaaataaatttaaactATCATTTACAACAGATTTTGATGAAAAACATGAAGAAATGTTCCAAATTAGTTATTTGGCAGATAATGATatttccaaaaaaaaacatttattaaCGCATTACAATAatagtttttatataaatcaacACGATAACTTAATTAATGAATCTAAACGCCAAAAAGATAATTTTGATCCCATTGATGAATCAtcacataattatttaataggAAACGAAGAGTTATATAATGAGGAAAAtgcttataaaaattttaataatttccaggaaatgaaatatgatatcaatatatttaatatggAAAGGACGTACACTCATGAACAAACATCAAAGAATAATGATTCTTCTTTATATCCTTTCGGAAGTTTAAGCATTAATTATTCGCATGTAAAgcaaaatatgtatatgaaatttttaaacgattatatttatttttatgaaaatggTTCACAAAAATCGGATTACAACACAGTTTCAGCTTTATCAGAAGACAAATTTTCTCATTTCATGAATGTCTCTGCATATAACTATGAATGTTTAGGTGCTTATGCTTATTTGATGAACAAGTTTAACATTTTAGTAAATGATTCACTAAATTGCGAGgctataaatatgattatagaagtattattaaaaggaaaattgggaaaatatttcatatataataagaataaaatatttttaaactttataaaaaaggaacCATCTAGTGACGATTCATATGACGTTTTTGATTTAATCGATGttgaaatatatgaacAAGACAACTTACATACACCTAAATCGAAGCATCGACTTAATGTAAGTATTGacgaaaataatttaaatttattatattctcataaaaatgttttatatagaaataaatatttttcgaaCATATACATACTAATGTTCAAAATAGCATATTTATCAAATGAATATGacttttatacatttttttatgatttaaCTGGAGTTAGACTAATTGATGAAAttgtattaataaatatggataAATTATCAATGAAAGATCAAACacatatacaatatatattattacaccttgaaaataattataatataaaaattgaagAGCATACTAACAAATCTGaagaattaataaatgaaatatcattattagcAGCCTATATTGTAGAGTTAACAtcatcatataaattagaTTTACATACAACTAATGAAGAATCGGAAAATGAGTTAAAATCATTTGCAAATATCAAATactttgtttatattaatgaatTCAAATATCgtgaaaaaaacatttcaATAAATCAATTGGTTCACACAATGTCGCAATTCAACACATtgataattaaaaaaaaagtattatGCTGTTCAAATTTTGTCGATGAAGTAGAAGCatcattaaaatattatataatgtataaatatgtgcATACTGGTACTGAATTggtaaatgaaaatgatgacaTTATGCCTCCAAcagcatataatataatacaaaCACTTTTGGAGCGACCTATTCCAAAAAGCgatatatatgatgaaaTGACTAAAtcaaacataaataatatagcaACACACATAATGAAAGAATCAGGTTACATacctaaaaataatataactaCAGAATACAAAGATTTGGAATGTATTCATTTAGACTCAATAAATCATTATGATAACATTATAACAAATTTTGaaacaaaatatgataacCATGGAGCATCGGTTTCTATGACAATTTTAAAAGGTTTATTAAAAGACAAAAGTGTTGATATTCAAGAAGATATGGATTATTCAGTATACTTTTCATTTAGAAACTTATCTGTTCCATTTATTGGGAAAACACATAGAGAAGAAACATTAGACtttaaaagaatattattattaaaagcTTTCCCTAAAGCTATTAACGAATCAGTGgtattttatacatatatagatCAATTAGATGgaaattcattatttatgttagaaaaaataatctttGTATCAAAGGGAAATAAATTagtaaaagaaataaatgtagAATATCAGACATTTTTTGTTCACCCATATAACATGATATTAACTAATAATATGTCTTCAAATACACATATTAATACCTATtcaacatattttaatgaaCTGACTAGATGCtatcattataataatggTGTGCAAGCATGTGATTACCCTGAATATGGATATAATGGATTTACTCcatattatgttttttacaCTGAAAATAACCAAAGAAAggaaatattattcaagaataatgaagaaatagcaaatttaattaataacaaACCTTTAACATTAACTAAGAGATACAATATTGAGTTGGAAGGAGAAAAAATGGACGTCGAAATTTACAACTCGGTTGAAGTGATAATAAACGAAATAGCCTTTTCTATTGGtcttaaaaattttaataaaaaaaattgttcgAAATTAACTTTAAATAACGGATTAATGCATATACCTAATGATCTAAATTCACTTATATCTAgtatttattatgaaaCATTATATTGTTTAGACAAAAGTGctatttatcaaaaaatattaactatatgtaattttgataaagaagaacttataaaattatttagtGCTTCATATAGTAATATATTACCATATAACTTGGAAGACCATTTTGCAAACTCGTTAACacataatgaaataataaatttaataacatACTTTATTTCAGTGCCTTATCAAGTAAACATGATGATAAGAAGAGAAGATAACACCGATAATAAAAGtgtaaataatgatataaaaccTTTACACTTAAATATTATGGAATTAAATAGTACAGAAAGTAGCGAATCTAAAATAGTTTTTATAGAAAACGAAGACATAATTAAGATTagtaaacaatttttacaaaaagaaGTGAATAATTCGTCTTTATTAGAATTTAACgaatcattatattttgaacttttaaaatatatgcctgatagttttattaatgaacataaaatagtaatagatatgaaagatataaataactatctaaaaagttatataaataaagagaatatatgcaataatgattcatattttaaaaataatggaatAATGTTAACACCGGGTGAAACCTCAACATATAACCAACCCagttttacatatataaataatgataatatttatattaagaAAAAGCCAGAAGAcagttatatatttaacaatatatttttatttgaaggaaaaaataatttagataaaaaatttttaaacgCTATTGTAGTTTTATCACCAATACATATAACTGAGGTACATGATATATCATATGTTGAATTAATAGCAAATACATTTGATAACAAGGATCAATTTTCTATGAAATGCTACCcccataaaaaatatgacaattcatattttgaaaaagaatTTAATTTAGCCCCTAAttcaatttattttgtttgtatGAATGTATATACAATGTATTTAAAGAGCGgattatatgaatttaataaatacttAATTAGATTTAACACTACTAATAGTAATACCTACCATGTATATCAAAATATGCCAGTAAGACCGGTTTATAGTGTcaagaataataatataatagttccagatatgaataaaatcGATTTAAAATTGCACCGTGTAAAAGATGATGATATGAACTCAgcattaattaaatatcttatatttgtaaatgGCTCAATTACCTTACATACTAATCCATATGTGGTAGTTAATCCAATATTTACAGAAGATTCGTACTATTATAATACTAATATAAGTCAAACAGATGATTATGTATCTTTTATGTATTCACGTAAACTTAAACTCTTTGAATTTTTAGAGTTGCCAACTACTCAAATGTTATTTAAAGATAATACGATGACTATAACAACCGAGCAATTTGTACATTATCAAGAAGAaacacataatatatatttattaactCTTGTAAAAACACTTAATTTGACAAAAGTTATAATAAGagacatatataataatgaatttgAAATAACTATCGATCTAATTACGGATGAAAAACCCACTGCACCTATCGATGTCCATGCAGAAACACCATTACCCACTCCATCAATTTCTACAACTACTGACTTGatagaagaaaaagaagagGAAAAAGTAGAggaaaaagaagaagaaaaagaagaagaaaagatagaagaaaaagtagaggaaaaagaagaagaaaagatagaagaaaaagtagaggaaaaagaagaagaaaagaTAGAAGAAAAGGTAGAGGAAAAAgtagaagaaaaagaagtagaaaaagaagaagaaaaaagtaatatagCATGCAAGTGTTGCCtaattaaaataacaaataataccggttcaaataataattgcaTATCTGTAACTCAATACCTTTTCCTTGTACAAAGTTTAACCTCGATTTCTGAAGGAAAAATGTCATTACACGTTTCTGAACATGGTTACGAATTAATTGGAAATAATGACAATTTGACAATAAATAGAACACTTAATTTATTGtgtaacaaaataaatggtgaagtaaaattaacaaatgGAGATTATAATATCCAAATATCCGACTATCAACATAACATGCCGAAACcatcatttaaaatttccAATGGATATTTTACCATACTGAGAATAAATGAAGATGGAACAAGATATATTACTTCCCCTAATGTGTTTATAAATGGGGAAAAGCCTTTTGGTGTGGATTTAAATATACCAAAGATTAGTAgcattgaaaataaagagaAAGTTTCAGAATCGTTGGTATCTgaagaacaaaataaatctCAAGTAATTGATGTTATACCTATACCATCTgctgaagaaaataaacaatCAAAATTGTCCTTTTCGAATTACAGTTGGTTAACAAATCAAAGGCCAATAAGCTTAAACAGTGCGCAAcattatagaaaaaatgttatgtgtagcatttatataaaaagtatagAATTATATGACAACAAAACTAAAACGGGTGTTTatgaaaacaaatatgatataaacacaaattcattatattatgGTGTATATGAAATACATGTTAATAATGGTAAATCCTATGGATCATGTAAAAATGGCCATTGTCTTTTAGATGACTGGTTtcttaattatataatacatagtgatcaattaaaaaatggagtTTATATGctacatattaaaaattatatcaatATACATAGAATTGATCAACATGAAAGCAATCCTCATCATGTGACTGAACCTTCTAAAACCACTGTAACAGAATCATTACCAGTCGCATctaaaatattgttttgTGCGTCAGAAGATTTAAACAAATTGGAAAGTTTTgatgcaaataaaaaaattaaaattattcgAGAGGTTGAAACAAACTCGAATGTGAATGCAgggatatatatagtacATATTAATTACAACAATTATGAAGTATATGCAGAAAACGGCAGTCACAAAATATTAGATACAAGTATATTTGAATCTTGTATTAAGCACGATTTTGATATAAAAGATGACacgaaatatatatataaagtgCAAATATTAAATGACGAAACTAAAGATATAAGACATAAAGAAAGTGAAAAGATATttatagataaaaataataataaatttaaagaatatTATGCATTTATAAGTAGcatagaaaataatgataatagaTCAGCATAtggatataataatattacacGATTTTATGGACCCCAATATATAgtaaaatcaaaatatattataaatggacataatttacataatataaaaaggataaatcaaaatggttattatgaaaacattgataaaaaagatgaagAGTTTGTATTAGAATTGTTTAATTCAATGTTTGAATCAATTCCACgtgataaattatattttatagaaGTATTCGATGATGATTTTGACTATTCTCTTACCACTGATTTTGAATCAAAAATACATCTCGAAATTGATAGCAATAATAGAAGTAGCAATAGCGGGAGTGAAAACACATCTATAactaatgaaaatttaacTGGTGACCAAAATGACATTTTTATGGTGCAAATATCTGAATATAAACACAGGAATAATCAAAGCAGGAAATGGGGTTATGACGATTATGATGAATTTATGTTGCAAGgtgattttataaaaccAGGAcattatgatataaaatttgacAACGGTGAATACgtaatgaattattatagTGGTGATGAAAAAACGATAAAGTCAAGtgatattgaaaatataattatgtcatctggaaaaatattaaaaaattcacaTTATAAGATACATATTGTAAAATGGGAAAATTCAGAAGAAAGCATGCTgataaatgatatattcCATACAAAAATAGATGCTGCAAAATCCaaagataataaatatgcgGCAACTGAAGTAAAAGATTATGATAATACTGGGTCGCCTTCGATGGTACCAAGCAAAAAAGATGAGGGAGGATTTTATAGATCTTATATATCTTtaaaattggaaaaaaatgaaaacgataaatatggaataaaaaaagttgtCGACGGTACTTTTGATAGTAAAATTGTAGACAGTAAATATTCAGTAAGAatgttaaataataattcatacAGAATAAATATTCTAAATAATGCAAGTATCCAGCCAAAAAGTATAAtagatttaataaaaagtgtATGGAATTGTAATATGAATGGCaataattgtatatatgatattgaaatatatgcatacaatACCGTAGAAAGAGGAAATACTGGAATGGACTCAAATAATGATGACTACTATTATGTTATTATAGAAcctattaaaaatgaagagGAAAAAGTTGGGAATAGTGATAATGCTGCAAGTAAAAAAGGTgctgaatatataaaaattataggaAAGAATTTACCAACTGGCCACTTTAATGTAGTTGTCGAAAACGACACTTTTAATGGAACTGATGCgaataaaatgaaagtggatacaaaattaataaaaacaattatgTTCTTATCATTTGAAAAACCGTTGGATGGAAAATACAATGTAACaattgttaaaaataacGATAGTATTTTAACAAACTGTTCAGAATATAATACAgaaatgaaagaaaaaatatctcATACCCATAAAGGAATacataaacatattatagTACAAGGTtttaatgaagaaaatcaTTTAGTACCAATTTTTCAGAAAGATatacattttcaaaaagGAAATAGTATAAAAGATGGCAAATACTCGATGCAGCGCCGTCTAAATGGAACATATAGTATTAGAAATCGAGATTATAAACTAAGTACAAACGAAGATACATTATTACAGGATATATTACTAGGAACATCATTTGATGGCTATCTTTTCTTAAATATAACAACAATAGAAGATGGTCCAAGTGAAATATTACAATATGATCTATTTTCatcaaaaaattgtatttcATTACAAAATGACAATATCAATAGTATAGGAATTCGTAGTAATATACAACCTTTAATTGAAAATTCCGAAAGCTCGATgataaaatacaaatatgtgGAATCTAAAATAACTAATGCAATTACGCATTGTTCATCTTCTAATGCAATGAACTGCTTGAATGTGTTGCGAAgagcataaaaaaaatataaaaaaaacgcCCAATTAGATTGACATTATCTAGTGGCGTCGCATATGCTTGATATgtgtacatatttatgcctacaaaaaatggctacttatatatatacacacattTTATGATTTGTTTATCCTATTATCAAtggtatattatatgcaaatttgttccatttttttaatatttttatttttttaaaaatttatataattggattgtttatattttatcattatacaTCTTCCTGAacaatttataaatgtGAAAGCATgcacatgcatatatataactaaaTCGATACATACTATTTAATAGATAATACTAAATATaccatttaataaaaaataaaataagataGGAGATGTATTGTACAACTATCAGCAAGGATATAGGTGCATAGTTATATTGTTAAGATATAGTGAAAGTAGTTGAATCCATATTTTcggtatttttatattataaaaatagacgTCGAGagttatatttaattcttAAATTCGCTAtgatatttaaatatattttgagcgtttaaatgtaaatacgtgagttttaattcatataaataggcatatattgcatatattatatgtggTGATAATGCTAGATTAAgctaattttgttttttgtaaaaaaaagcaaaaaacaaaataataataagtaTAAAGTGGGTACACATAATGtatgaataaattataatactaAATAAATGACACGGTGGCAATGAAAAATCGTTTAATTAATAAGAGCCTTGCTCCTTATGGTAccttaaaattttttagtcTAAAATTTTAAGAGTTTTTCCACAGCACGATTTGTAAATATAGCCTTATACAAAATGATTcatatgaattatattgAAAGTAGTGATaaaacatacatatatacaatataacaaaaatgaaTGTGTGGTGAAAAAAACGTAACTATGATAGTCTGGATACAAGTGGGGGTTCtatattatgaaataaattcgATATTTCAATCGACATGCCATAGGTATATATACGTATGTACAAAGAGGTTACATTAGTTGAATTCATTAGGTGTAATTACATCATCgatttttaatatcatcTTTACTACTTGTGTAGCCAAAGAGAtttgattatattttgaattaaaaGTCTCAAATATTCCTTCTTCTATCATATCtccaattttataattcaaaCTATCAATACctagatttttttttttttcttgaattatttttgttttaatttctGAAATAATATCAATACTATTTAATCCCATATTATTGCATAAATTAATGGGTATAGATAATAGAGCATTTCCAAAAGCTCTAATAGCATATTGTTCAATTCCTTTACATGTATCAGCAACCTTTTCGATTTCTAAAGCTGCATAAATTTCGCTTGCTCCTCCTCCTGGTAATATTCTATTATCTCT encodes:
- a CDS encoding oocyst capsule protein; this encodes MYVINVIYVLIVCLFGIVLSSPNWVDPLLSDFGSEDLNTNKKKRLHSTKAKRYALDVSSFGSTCIAKYSDICGHSNYEIRVNNGINGYTIKAMLIQKETSDIVSVHHAVSSFSTDGSALLKFDNIPSLHYNIILEVTDLIYNKDYTIGNKCLCNVCNDTKIVINLSNIENNIMHATRGHKQIKLPFPQTSFVNGKLLFSAFNSYHSQINLKSIESYEELYKKQYELVRPCSGIIMVHSEKYKIHYDIKSVHCYHVYIIDKIMKKITSNDQRSVNFKNNMFLMFDENETNEDNMISVVKNYSIQLPLKYDNGFFYPQSTVNGLLVTINVNALLNNIKNIYINNIDKKMEYIQMFRIIIRLMHQYNEITYDNLLHYTTNLTLQKSKSSYSLINNNVYNVYAEELTVLLNSLSLEFNPDIIGLDKNVVLMDEKEFISQHGVDTNARIYKNQLILKESSDICLVLLQDIAREISIYVNNKLDYKYTDVCKNFRKKNSYANMPVMYYTYEIDCNISIFYKEYKENEGLMITNIISNKTIFEDAYIQLHYYDVYEYAMLIYVQVDQNLVRYMKSLAKNYINKDSVIVMNIIGRKSDKIPEDIDQTLKIITFPIDCITNCSNTEPIIIRDNYDYISIENICIKNKNLPEICFPQYNYSYIFDTRLLLVHMININPYPEITLHSIIHQRIVEGNYCILSRHPLLIPHEYTPRVYKDTVCKEYINRCELLSTNVIVKSINIPSSILQLKNKFKLSFTTDFDEKHEEMFQISYLADNDISKKKHLLTHYNNSFYINQHDNLINESKRQKDNFDPIDESSHNYLIGNEELYNEENAYKNFNNFQEMKYDINIFNMERTYTHEQTSKNNDSSLYPFGSLSINYSHVKQNMYMKFLNDYIYFYENGSQKSDYNTVSALSEDKFSHFMNVSAYNYECLGAYAYLMNKFNILVNDSLNCEAINMIIEVLLKGKLGKYFIYNKNKIFLNFIKKEPSSDDSYDVFDLIDVEIYEQDNLHTPKSKHRLNVSIDENNLNLLYSHKNVLYRNKYFSNIYILMFKIAYLSNEYDFYTFFYDLTGVRLIDEIVLINMDKLSMKDQTHIQYILLHLENNYNIKIEEHTNKSEELINEISLLAAYIVELTSSYKLDLHTTNEESENELKSFANIKYFVYINEFKYREKNISINQLVHTMSQFNTLIIKKKVLCCSNFVDEVEASLKYYIMYKYVHTGTELVNENDDIMPPTAYNIIQTLLERPIPKSDIYDEMTKSNINNIATHIMKESGYIPKNNITTEYKDLECIHLDSINHYDNIITNFETKYDNHGASVSMTILKGLLKDKSVDIQEDMDYSVYFSFRNLSVPFIGKTHREETLDFKRILLLKAFPKAINESVVFYTYIDQLDGNSLFMLEKIIFVSKGNKLVKEINVEYQTFFVHPYNMILTNNMSSNTHINTYSTYFNELTRCYHYNNGVQACDYPEYGYNGFTPYYVFYTENNQRKEILFKNNEEIANLINNKPLTLTKRYNIELEGEKMDVEIYNSVEVIINEIAFSIGLKNFNKKNCSKLTLNNGLMHIPNDLNSLISSIYYETLYCLDKSAIYQKILTICNFDKEELIKLFSASYSNILPYNLEDHFANSLTHNEIINLITYFISVPYQVNMMIRREDNTDNKSVNNDIKPLHLNIMELNSTESSESKIVFIENEDIIKISKQFLQKEVNNSSLLEFNESLYFELLKYMPDSFINEHKIVIDMKDINNYLKSYINKENICNNDSYFKNNGIMLTPGETSTYNQPSFTYINNDNIYIKKKPEDSYIFNNIFLFEGKNNLDKKFLNAIVVLSPIHITEVHDISYVELIANTFDNKDQFSMKCYPHKKYDNSYFEKEFNLAPNSIYFVCMNVYTMYLKSGLYEFNKYLIRFNTTNSNTYHVYQNMPVRPVYSVKNNNIIVPDMNKIDLKLHRVKDDDMNSALIKYLIFVNGSITLHTNPYVVVNPIFTEDSYYYNTNISQTDDYVSFMYSRKLKLFEFLELPTTQMLFKDNTMTITTEQFVHYQEETHNIYLLTLVKTLNLTKVIIRDIYNNEFEITIDLITDEKPTAPIDVHAETPLPTPSISTTTDLIEEKEEEKVEEKEEEKEEEKIEEKVEEKEEEKIEEKVEEKEEEKIEEKVEEKVEEKEVEKEEEKSNIACKCCLIKITNNTGSNNNCISVTQYLFLVQSLTSISEGKMSLHVSEHGYELIGNNDNLTINRTLNLLCNKINGEVKLTNGDYNIQISDYQHNMPKPSFKISNGYFTILRINEDGTRYITSPNVFINGEKPFGVDLNIPKISSIENKEKVSESLVSEEQNKSQVIDVIPIPSAEENKQSKLSFSNYSWLTNQRPISLNSAQHYRKNVMCSIYIKSIELYDNKTKTGVYENKYDINTNSLYYGVYEIHVNNGKSYGSCKNGHCLLDDWFLNYIIHSDQLKNGVYMLHIKNYINIHRIDQHESNPHHVTEPSKTTVTESLPVASKILFCASEDLNKLESFDANKKIKIIREVETNSNVNAGIYIVHINYNNYEVYAENGSHKILDTSIFESCIKHDFDIKDDTKYIYKVQILNDETKDIRHKESEKIFIDKNNNKFKEYYAFISSIENNDNRSAYGYNNITRFYGPQYIVKSKYIINGHNLHNIKRINQNGYYENIDKKDEEFVLELFNSMFESIPRDKLYFIEVFDDDFDYSLTTDFESKIHLEIDSNNRSSNSGSENTSITNENLTGDQNDIFMVQISEYKHRNNQSRKWGYDDYDEFMLQGDFIKPGHYDIKFDNGEYVMNYYSGDEKTIKSSDIENIIMSSGKILKNSHYKIHIVKWENSEESMLINDIFHTKIDAAKSKDNKYAATEVKDYDNTGSPSMVPSKKDEGGFYRSYISLKLEKNENDKYGIKKVVDGTFDSKIVDSKYSVRMLNNNSYRINILNNASIQPKSIIDLIKSVWNCNMNGNNCIYDIEIYAYNTVERGNTGMDSNNDDYYYVIIEPIKNEEEKVGNSDNAASKKGAEYIKIIGKNLPTGHFNVVVENDTFNGTDANKMKVDTKLIKTIMFLSFEKPLDGKYNVTIVKNNDSILTNCSEYNTEMKEKISHTHKGIHKHIIVQGFNEENHLVPIFQKDIHFQKGNSIKDGKYSMQRRLNGTYSIRNRDYKLSTNEDTLLQDILLGTSFDGYLFLNITTIEDGPSEILQYDLFSSKNCISLQNDNINSIGIRSNIQPLIENSESSMIKYKYVESKITNAITHCSSSNAMNCLNVLRRA